The following are from one region of the Mangifera indica cultivar Alphonso chromosome 14, CATAS_Mindica_2.1, whole genome shotgun sequence genome:
- the LOC123195834 gene encoding flavonol 3-O-glucosyltransferase UGT89B1-like has product MPTPGAHILVYPYPASGHIIPLLDLTHRLLTRGLNVTVVLTPDLSSLLHPSSSLKTLVLPTPSRPATSSSSNRLLNTIRGLRELHYPALLSWFNSHASPPVSILSDLLLGWTQELASEVGVPRVVFSSSAALSLCISYSLWTDLPKIENPGKGNFQISFPKIPNCPTYPSFQVSRIYREGKEGNPDWDLFRSCMLEDKASWGVMFNSAIELERDYIDHIKKDLGHGRVWAVGPLPPPDDDWVEMPTHEVLTWLDSRPDDSVVYICFGSRQVLNSQQTAVLAAGLEKSMVHFIWVVREGTEKNGGDDDGDLPDGFEEHVAGRSFIIKGWAPQVAILEHRATGAFLTHCGWNSTLEGVSAGVVMLTWPMSADQFTNAQLLVDEWGVGIRVGENVENILEPTNLAQLFDESVDGTGPQRLKARQLREAAIKAVNIGGSSDKDLDGFVNTINELKRNLEAAL; this is encoded by the coding sequence ATGCCGACTCCCGGAGCACATATTCTTGTCTATCCATACCCAGCCTCAGGCCACATTATCCCTCTCCTTGATCTCACCCACCGCTTACTCACCCGCGGCCTAAACGTCACCGTTGTGCTCACTCCTGACCTCTCCTCTTTACTCCATCCTTCCTCCTCGCTCAAAACCTTAGTCCTTCCCACGCCGTCGAGGCCAGCAACTTCTTCCTCATCAAACAGACTTCTCAATACGATACGTGGATTGCGTGAACTTCATTATCCTGCACTCCTTTCTTGGTTCAATTCACACGCTTCACCCCCCGTTTCTATTCTGTCTGATTTGTTACTCGGCTGGACCCAAGAGCTGGCTTCCGAGGTTGGCGTGCCACGTGTCGTGTTCTCGTCCTCCGCCGCTTTATCACTGTGTATATCATATTCTCTGTGGACTGACTTACCAAAGATTGAAAATCCTGGTAAAGGAAATTTTCAGATATCGTTTCCGAAAATTCCGAATTGTCCAACTTACCCCAGCTTTCAAGTCTCACGTATTTATCGAGAAGGGAAAGAAGGAAACCCTGATTGGGATCTCTTCCGAAGCTGCATGCTTGAAGACAAAGCAAGTTGGGGGGTCATGTTCAACTCAGCAATTGAGTTGGAACGTGATTATATCGATCATATTAAAAAAGATCTCGGCCACGGCCGTGTTTGGGCAGTGGGACCTCTGCCGCCTCCGGATGATGATTGGGTTGAGATGCCAACTCACGAGGTCCTCACATGGCTAGACTCTCGTCCTGACGATTCGGTCGTTTACATATGTTTTGGTAGCCGTCAGGTTTTAAATTCGCAACAAACGGCGGTGTTAGCAGCCGGTTTGGAGAAAAGTATGGTCCATTTCATATGGGTCGTACGGGAAGGCACGGAGAAAAACGGAGGAGACGACGACGGTGACCTTCCAGATGGATTCGAAGAACATGTGGCGGGAAGGAGTTTCATCATAAAAGGATGGGCTCCACAGGTAGCCATATTAGAACACCGAGCCACTGGCGCCTTCTTGACGCATTGCGGGTGGAACTCGACCTTGGAAGGAGTTTCGGCGGGTGTGGTGATGCTGACATGGCCGATGAGCGCTGACCAATTCACGAATGCACAGCTCTTGGTTGATGAATGGGGAGTGGGGATCCGAGTTGGCGAAAATGTAGAGAATATTCTTGAGCCAACAAACCTGGCTCAGTTGTTTGATGAGTCAGTGGATGGAACAGGGCCACAAAGACTGAAAGCCAGACAACTGAGAGAGGCTGCCATTAAAGCAGTAAATATAGGGGGAAGCTCGGATAAAGATTTAGACGGATTTGTGAATACTATAAATGAGCTTAAAAGAAACCTCGAAGCTGCGCTGTAA
- the LOC123196285 gene encoding uncharacterized protein LOC123196285, protein MSDQPKLQEHQNSLKSMENYCLTNCGICFLEQGRSIRGQIDCCDHYFCFVCIMEWAKIESTCPLCKRRFTNILQMKKEGVVPCERIVNVPKRDQVYHHFGNATVGPFDPYAHVKCSVCQGTNDDSLLLLCDLCDLAAHTYCVGLGATVPEGDWFCHNCAILRAEHNNAGIDTDGNDQNVSIFDIVHEDTNEMRISRPHPMASLALVVNSESGTNVVNEVTSSDRTTYQNIVDQSPKLDARRLHLRRDVQSHIQALRENWNALRNGSLSFASSLGQQHFSTSQGCQPLSAQDGLSVGIVHNNCRTSRDIDEAWKKMRIAKSKQHNLGRASSLHLVSKSKHPSVKGKAPKQATGSSSSPHMVNRKQPGDSVLTLSAIGKKRKRSFSEGKIANHRFPKSENQKPNKVMTVKSCEGCSVTHSIQLSESSTSRRAQNQCDLRHANRASLSAKCSYGVSSSTIHKQTDSSSINLIGSLPTTTDACYSQPDLHTFSFGEVDNLKGKDQLGKDSVKGKEIKDDDAKSEIRSLVKLNLKLLCRDKQLGFDVFKEVARHATHTILAACGLEHPRSDVRLFPSSVVCSHNENIQQLRKSTLMPNSCRECFFIFVKDVVKAIMFEKCYH, encoded by the exons ATGAGTGACCAACCAAAATTGCAAGAACaccaaaattcattaaaatcaatGGAAAATTATTGCCTTACCAACTGCGGAATATGCTTCTTGGAGCAAGGAAGATCGATCAGAGGCCAAATTGATTGCTGCGACCACTACTTTTGCTTCGTCTGTATCATGGAGTGGGCCAAGATCGAGTCCACATGCCCCTTGTGCAAGCGCCGCTTCACCAACATTCTACAAATGAAAAAGGAGGGGGTGGTTCCTTGCGAGCGAATTGTTAATGTTCCAAAACGCGATCAA GTTTACCATCATTTTGGAAATGCAACGGTTGGGCCTTTTGATCCTTATGCCCATGTGAAGTGTAGTGTGTGCCAGGGTACCAATGATGATAGTCTGTTACTACTTTGCGATCTTTGCGATCTTGCTGCTCATACTTACTGTGTTGGTCTGGGTGCTACTGTACCCGAAGGTGATTGGTTTTGCCACAATTGTGCTATCTTGAGGGCTGAACATAACAATGCTGGAATTGATACTGATGGTAATGATCAAAATGTTTCTATCTTTGATATCGTACATGAAGATACAAATGAAATGAGGATCTCAAGACCTCATCCAATGGCCTCTTTAGCACTTGTTGTTAACTCCGAATCAGGTACCAATGTTGTGAATGAAGTAACTTCATCGGATAGAACAACATATCAGAATATTGTAGATCAATCACCCAAATTGGATGCAAGAAGATTGCATCTTCGTCGGGATGTCCAAAGTCATATACAAGCACTGCGTGAAAATTGGAATGCATTACGAAACGGATCCTTAAGCTTTGCTTCTAGTTTAGGtcaacaacatttctcaacctCCCAAGGTTGTCAGCCATTGAGTGCTCAGGATGGTTTGTCTGTGGGCATTGTACATAATAATTGCAGAACTTCACGTGATATTGATGAAGCATGGAAAAAGATGAGAATTGCAAAGTCAAAGCAGCACAATCTTGGAAGGGCAAGCAGTCTTCATCTTGTGTCAAAGTCAAAACATCCTTCTGTAAAGGGAAAAGCTCCCAAACAAGCCACTGGTAGCAGTTCAAGTCCTCATATGGTTAATAGAAAACAACCTGGAGATAGTGTTCTCACATTATCTGCTATTGGAAAGAAGAGGAAGCGCAGTTTCTCTGAAGGCAAAATTGCAAACCATAGATTTCCAAAATCAGAAAACCAAAAGCCAAATAAGGTCATGACTGTTAAATCTTGTGAGGGGTGTTCTGTTACTCACTCAATACAATTATCTGAATCTTCAACATCTAGAAGGGCCCAAAATCAATGTGACCTTCGTCATGCCAATAGGGCAAGTCTGTCAGCAAAATGTTCATATGGAGTTTCATCAAGTACTATTCACAAGCAAACTGATTCTTcttcaataaatttgattggGTCATTGCCTACAACAACTGATGCATGCTACAGCCAACCAGATCTCCATACTTTTTCCTTTGGTGAGGTAGATAACCTCAAGGGAAAAGATCAGTTGGGAAAGGATTCTGTTAAAGGGAAGGAAATAAAAGATGATGATGCCAAGAGCGAGATTCGTTCTCTTGTCAAGCTCAACTTAAAACTTCTATGCAGAGACAAACAATTAG GATTTGATGTATTCAAGGAAGTTGCAAGGCATGCCACACATACCATATTGGCTGCATGTGGTTTGGAGCATCCAAGGTCTGATGTTCGTTTATTTCCAAGCTCAGTAGTTTGCAGCCATAATGAAAATATTCAGCAACTCCGTAAGTCCACCCTGATGCCAAATTCTTGCAGAGAATGCTTCTTTATCTTTGTAAAGGATGTTGTCAAAGCCATTATGTTTGAGAAATGTTATCACTAG
- the LOC123196286 gene encoding phosphatidylinositol 4-kinase gamma 7-like, translating into MSRNFGSPMQTQMAVSVFNSPCNVEYHGDLRGKSAGTRRVFVQTDNGCVLGMELNRNDNARTVKRRLQLVLNVPTDESSLTFGDLVLNNDLSAVRNDSPLLLTRNALHRSSSTPCLSPTGNDQQQRDKSGPIEILGSSSSFHRTNELIKEIIKAVQNGFDPIPINSGLGGAYFFRNCNGDNVAIVKPTDEEPFAPNNPKGFVGKALGQPGLKPSVRVGETGFREVAAYLLDYNHFANVPPTVLVKVTHSIFNLNDAVTGNKLWKRKKVSKIASLQQFMPHDFDAGDYGTSSFPVAAIHRIGILDVRIFNTDRHSGNLLVRKHDCGGRFGQVELIPIDHGLCLPESLEDPYFEWIHWPQASIPFSEDELEYIKNLDPVCDSEMLRTELPMIREGCLRVLVVCTVFLKEAAAFGLCLSEIGEMMSREFSAEEEVPSELEVVCLEARRIITERELLFSDDDDGREEDCLFDLDCDDAEFENGDFPSKLESLEEDEFEVDEKPVEAKGISQWNWLQAAPKLSQPVNKVHIRERSPPRLPKENQPMCSLSESVRSANDRLSNTKNFVKLSDMKEEEWSVFLEKFKELLHPALTKRRCTTIGWRHRGRLGTSCKF; encoded by the coding sequence ATGTCTCGGAATTTCGGGAGTCCAATGCAGACGCAGATGGCTGTTTCAGTTTTTAATAGTCCTTGCAATGTAGAGTACCATGGCGACTTAAGAGGGAAGTCTGCTGGGACAAGGCGAGTGTTTGTACAGACTGACAATGGATGCGTTTTGGGGATGGAGTTGAATAGGAATGACAATGCTCGCACCGTGAAGAGAAGGCTGCAGCTTGTGCTTAATGTACCTACCGATGAGAGCTCATTGACATTTGGAGATCTTGTTCTCAATAATGATCTTAGTGCCGTTCGAAATGATTCTCCTCTTCTTCTAACTAGGAATGCCTTGCATCGGAGCTCATCAACTCCATGTCTTTCACCTACTGGAAACGACCAACAACAAAGGGATAAGAGTGGTCCAATCGAGATTTTAGGGAGCTCGAGTTCCTTCCATAGAACAAATGAACTTATTAAGGAAATTATCAAGGCTGTCCAGAATGGTTTTGATCCCATCCCTATAAACAGCGGGCTTGGTGGTGCTTACTTTTTCAGAAACTGCAATGGTGACAATGTTGCTATTGTTAAGCCAACTGATGAGGAGCCTTTCGCACCAAACAATCCAAAAGGCTTTGTAGGGAAAGCTCTTGGGCAGCCAGGCCTGAAACCATCAGTGAGAGTTGGTGAAACAGGGTTTCGAGAAGTAGCTGCCTACCTTTTGGACTACAATCACTTTGCAAATGTGCCTCCAACTGTTCTTGTGAAAGTTACACACTCTATCTTTAATCTCAACGATGCTGTGACTGGAAATAAGCTTTGGAAGAGGAAGAAGGTTAGCAAGATTGCATCTCTGCAGCAGTTCATGCCTCATGACTTTGATGCTGGTGACTATGGAACCTCAAGCTTTCCAGTCGCTGCAATACATAGAATTGGGATATTGGATGTCAGGATCTTTAACACTGATAGGCATTCTGGTAACCTTTTAGTGAGGAAACATGACTGTGGCGGGAGATTTGGTCAGGTGGAACTCATTCCAATTGATCATGGCCTTTGCTTGCCGGAGAGCTTGGAAGACCCATACTTTGAGTGGATTCATTGGCCTCAGGCTTCAATTCCTTTCTCTGAGGACGAgcttgaatatataaaaaatttagatccTGTTTGTGATTCTGAAATGCTTCGGACAGAGCTGCCCATGATTCGGGAGGGATGTCTCAGAGTTTTGGTAGTCTGCACTGTATTTCTTAAGGAAGCAGCTGCTTTTGGACTCTGCCTTTCTGAGATTGGTGAGATGATGAGTAGAGAATTTAGTGCTGAAGAGGAGGTACCCAGTGAGCTTGAGGTTGTATGCCTCGAGGCTCGGAGAATCATAACTGAGAGGGAATTGTTATTctctgatgatgatgatggaagAGAGGAAGACTGTCTGTTTGATCTAGATTGCGATGATGCAGAGTTCGAGAATGGAGACTTTCCATCTAAACTAGAGAGTCTCGAAGAGGATGAATTCGAGGTGGATGAAAAGCCAGTTGAGGCAAAGGGAATCTCACAATGGAACTGGCTTCAAGCAGCTCCCAAGTTGTCCCAGCCTGTAAACAAAGTTCACATCCGTGAACGAAGCCCACCTCGCCTACCAAAAGAAAACCAACCGATGTGTTCTTTATCTGAGAGTGTAAGAAGTGCGAATGACCGGCTGTCCAACACCAAGAATTTTGTGAAGCTTTCTGATATGAAGGAAGAAGAATGGAGTGtgtttcttgagaaatttaaggAGCTTCTTCACCCTGCCTTAACCAAGAGAAGGTGCACTACTATTGGGTGGAGACACAGAGGCAGGCTTGGAACTTCATGCAAGTTCTGA